The following DNA comes from Musa acuminata AAA Group cultivar baxijiao chromosome BXJ1-4, Cavendish_Baxijiao_AAA, whole genome shotgun sequence.
GGAGAGATCCACTCATAGGATGGAGAGATCCACTCGTCAGTGTAACTAGTGTTTCAGTTCCTTCTGGATGGACTTGAGTACTTTAACTTACAGCACACACCAATAAGTTACTTGAGTAGTTAACGTACAGCAAATCGGAACGCTAAAGTGGCTTCTTCCACAATGATGCCAGAGATATTTTTGGACACTTGGAATTACATTTAGTTGGAACACGATGATGTGGAGCTTTTGTGGATATACATGAGGCTGGCTGTACGTACGTGGCCGATTAACATTCTGCTTGTGAATCTCGTTTTAGGGAGGTCGAGAGGCACGAGAGCCTCGTTGCTGAATCCATCCTGTTTTCACCGCCTCTGGCACTATAAATCCCACGCCAACACCGCCACTACAAAGCCCATCAAATGGCTTTCTGCTCTTCTGCTCCGTCCTTCTACTGTAGCTTGATCGGTGCCTATCCGCGGACTGCCTCCTCGAAGTCTTCACCCCGTCGATGCCTCCTACTGCCAATCCGGTGTACTGTGcagactcctcctcctcctcggcgatcggctgATTACCAGCCGAGCTCGTGGAGTGACGAATACATACAATCGCTAAGAACTGACACCAAGGTCGGCGTGCATGCAATACGTAAGGTTGAATTTTATCTATAGTTCAAACTGGTTACCGACTATCTTTCATTAGGTGGAGGAGGATAACGCAAGAAGGATGGGCAAACTGACAGAGGACGTCAAACAGCTGATCTACATGAAGAAGGGAATTGAGGAGCAGCTTCAACTGATCGATCACTTGCAGCAGCTTGGGGTGGCGTATCACTTTAGGGAGGATACTAAGGATGCTTTATGGACTATATACGGTTCCATGGAAGAGATGAGCATGTTGCTGAAGGATAATCTTCATGCCACGGCTCTTATGTTCAGGCTTCTCAGAGAACATGGGTTTGCTGTTTCTGAAGGTGATTAAGCTACATATCCATCCTGCTTTACTCCTTCCTTGGCGACTGATACAACATTGTCGCTGATGTACCTCATATATTTCTAGAACAATTACTTTCATAAAACTGAGACAACTAGAAATATGTCCAATTAGTCATAAATCATGCCAAGTTAATAGCCTAACATAAAAATGGAATTTTGTGTTTATTCTGTTCTATCATGGTGTCACAATCCAACATGCACAAATTATGTGGATGGACTGAAGGTGTATTCAACCGATTTATGGATGAGAAGGGCAACTTGAAAGCCAGCTTTCGCCACCAGACTGAAGGATTGGTGAGCTTGTACGAGGCTTCCCATCTTGCAAAGGAAGGAGAGCACGTGCTGGAAGAAGCTAACAACTTCACAACTAAACAGCTCAAGAGCCTCATGGAGGGATCCCTTGAGCCTCATCTCAGGGAGCACGTAACCCATGCCTTGGAGCTTCCATTGAACTGGAGGATGCCGAGGTTACAGACCAGGTGGTTCATAGAAGAATGCCAAAGGGAAGCTAACATAAACCCTGTCCTACTTGAATTGGCTAAGTTGGACTTCAACAAGGTTCAGAGCATACAGCAGAGGGAACTCAGAGAAGTGTCGAGGTATTTTGAGCTTGCTTTACTTGAATCATGTCCTGTACATTCTGCCGTCGTTTATGAACCAGCAAACTTCAGCACAAACTTATGGCTATCGATCAGTTGGTGGAGCAATCTTGGCCTGGCGCAAAGGCTTCCATTTTCCAGGGACAGGTTGATGGAGAACTATTTCTGGACGGTTGGATGGGCTTTTGAGCCACAGTTTGCAAGAATTAGGGAGGCGCAGACAAAAGCGAACTGCCTGATAACAACAATAGATGATGTGTATGATGTTTACGGCACCATCGATGAGCTCGAGCTTTTCACGGATGCCGTCGATAGGTAAACAACTCCTCCACGTCATGCATGTAGGAGGTGTTATTTCAAGAATCTTTGATTCCTGATAACATCTACTCTGATGGATGTTGCAGATGGGATGTTAATACAATGGACAAATTGCCAGAGTACATGAAGATATGTTTTCTAGCCCTCTTCAACACTACAAATGACACCGCATACAATGTTATGAAAGAGAAGGGTCTGGATATAATTCCACACCTAAAAAAAGCAGTAACATATCGATCCCATCCCCCCTCTTTTGTGTATCGTCAATCATGCAGTTCCACTTTATAAACAGTGCTACCCTTGGATTCAGTGGGCAGATCTATGCAAGGCATACATGGTGGAAgcaaggtggtaccaccaaggcTACACACCCAATCTTAAAGAGTACTTGGGGAACGCACTAGTATCGATATCGAGTCCCCTAATACTGACTCTTGCTTATTGCACCAGTGACGATTTAACTCAGGAGGCCTTGGATGATTTCCAATGCTGCCCTGAGATTGCAAGATGGGCATCCATGGTTTTTCGACTTTGTGATGATTTGGGTACTTCCACGGTATGAGAATTGCTCCATACTTAATCATTCATTCATGGAATGAACATAATAAAAAGTTCACACAGTTTTTCCTCTCTGCATCGATCGTTTTTGTGCAGGACGAGCTTGAAAGAGGCGATGTATCCAAATCTATCCAGTGCTACATGCATGAGACCACTGTATCGGAGGATGTGGCTCGTGGGCATATCAggggattaattaaggggaattggAGATCAATAAACGGAAATCGAAGTTTCACGTCGCCTTTTGAGGAAAACCTGAAAATGATGGCCACCAATATTGCTCGAATGGCCCAATGCATATACCAATATGGAGATGGATATGGGAAACCTGATGAAGTGATCGAGGATCGCATAAGGTCTTTGTTGATTGAACCTATACTTATGGAACAATATAATTAATGATAACATCATGAAGCTATAAGTCTCCTCGTGATTTGTCCAAGTCTTTGATAAGTTTCTTTAGGTGTGATCActctttttattctgtaaaaggtATTGATGGTGTAATTTTCATTTGTTCGCTGTGATAATTGATCTGTATCATCGTTTTAAAAGTAGAAAACTTTCTTTATTAAACATTAAAGGAAAAAAAGCCTATAGTATATTTTACTTTATGCTACTCATTGAGATTGAATTTTTAATTTCTCTCAACTTTATAGTTGATAAGCACATGAAATGGCTGATTTAATGGATCAACTATCTAAGATCACGAAGCATGGCTTAATTAAGAACAAAACATTATACTACTaggtgaattttttgaaaaaattttAAAGTTTCATAATTTCTGGCTGAGCACCGCTAAGCACCTGAAAAGATATTTTGTACTCAGTTAATTTGAAGAATTCTTGCCCTAGCCCTAGCTACACCTCTGGCTCTGCTAGCCTTGGCCAAGCCTTTGCCGAGTTAATGGCCACCCTCTACCTTGCATGTTGCTAGCTGCTCGTCAGCCCTTCCTCGCCCTATTACCCTCACTATCATCATTGGTCACAAGGGAGAGCCACCCCCTCCTCCTAACTTGCTCGTGGTCAATGACAAGGAGAGGGCACGAGGAAATTACATCAATGAAGAAAGTGTATAATGAGGTTGTGCAGCCTTTGTCATGATGggaatataaagaggaataacctttgtatatgaataaatattagaagatcataatacgcagcggaattaaatagaaacacaatcaaatagaacaccaagatatacgtggaaaaccccttcaatgtaaagggtaaaaaccacgggacaaactagagataatccactatgagaataatgaatatacaaatatcaatctcttgccctaaaccctagcaacaatcacaagagaataactgagatacaaagatcacgtcactgtccacaatatctaaaatctccccaagtaatcacagcaaaagtctactgtagattcgatctaacttgagatgagaatactactagatgattgagaacagtctctctgcattgtccttgtcttcttctctttctttcttttgtttttctgccttgtttttctccttttctttggaatcccgtgactatgtccttctcccacgttgctatcttatttatgcctttttctacctctaaaacgcagccaccacaccccccctaatgttaattagagttaggttaagagggggtgagctgtgggctgcccaagcctacTATGGGCTAAATCTGTGGGCTGCCAatccaacaatctcccccttcagcccataagagaggctgtcccatgactcctcaatgtgaagccatgtcgaccagttgtcggcatatctcctaccTTTCTTTTAGtaaggtcttcattccatttggtagcaacaccaaatcataagtgtagttcttctgaagagcattcatctcttcctgcatagcaactaacaacttctctttctgctcactttcaactatttcctggtaactctctgattcacctgcatcagtaagcatcacatactcatatatagagtatcttctggaaggttggcgttgtctagaagatattctcaactaaggttctgttggaacttgctctcctacttcttcttgctcaacatgtcctgtaggtaaatcaacatcaggctctacactatcttcctgcacatctcccccatcaccatgatatattggaggagtaactgggtcacaatatgctaatccttctatagGAGTCTTGGtcgatgtcttcttcttcaaatcttcaaagattTGATCCTTAAATAAGACTACATATCTGCTTTTGaacaccttttgcttttctggatcctaaAGCATGTAATCAAAATGATTATGTGAGTAGATAAGAAAAATAcagtctttagtcttaccatccagcttggacctctcattgtttggaatatgtgcaaatgcacgacaaccaaatactctcaaatacaTATAGGAAATATCTTttcctaaccatacatgctctgcaatatcACCTTCTAGGGTTGTACATTGTGATaaattgatcacatcaactacagtcctcaaagccttatcccaaaaccttttgggtagcttggcttatGAAAGAATACAtttgatctttttcatgatggtacagttcatcctctctgcaattgcattatgttgaggtgtactaggaactgtcatctcatattggatcccatgtgacctgcaatagtcgttaaacaatcctgtatactcaccaccattatctgatcttatgcatttcaattttctttatgtttccctttcaaccctagcatgaaactctttgaagatattaatcgTGCGATattcattcttggttttcatatcatccaattatttccattcaaactaatcgtgcgagaaacattactagcctccatgttcaaatacaaaaattaaatcaccaaaaccccgctctgatactagttgatggagatataaagaggaataacttttgtatatgaacaaatactagaagaccataatacgcaacggaattaaatggaagcacaatcaaacagaacaccaagatatacgtggaaaaccccttcaatgtgaagggtaaaaatcacggggtaaactagagataaaccaccataagaataatgaatatataaatctcaatctcttgtcctaaaccctagcaacaatcacaagagaataactgggatacaagaatcacatcactgtccacaatatctaaaactttCCCAAGTAataacagcaagagtctactgtagatttattctaacatgagatgagaacactgctagatgattgagaatagtctatctgcgttgtccttgtcttcttccctttctttcttttatttttctgccttattcttctcattttctttggaatcccgtggctatgTCCTTCTCTCACGTTACTGCCCTATTTatacctttttctgcctctaaaacaTAGTCACCATACCCCtctaatattaattagggttaggtcaaGAAGGGGTAAGCCGTGGGCTACCCAAGCCCACTATGAgctgaatctgtgggctgccagcccaacatgtCGGACCCCCAACCTTCACTATCATTGTTGGTCATGGAGGTGTTATGTAACGTCTTCTACACCTTTTCTTATGTGAAAATGGCAAGAGTTGTTCCATTGCTAGTCCAGTCGAATGTGACGATGGTTAATGTACTTTGTCAGGATGGGGAAAATCGATGAGATAATAGTATTGTTAGGATTTGGAAGGAGAGTGATGGTCGATAAGAGCAGGatgattattttgaaaaaaatgagCATTCTACAACAAATTTTCAAACTTAGGTtgctatttaaaattttttgaaatttagAAGTTTTTTTTGGGAATTTACCCTATATTATTTCCAAAACTACTAACATATGCTAATTTAGAAACAATAAATAAGCAAAAACATGAATGTTTTATCATTTTGTCGAACATAAACTTCTGCATTTAAATGACATAATtaaaacttgtttattagaatgtGATGGTTCGAGCTTTGCACGTAACAATAATCGTGGCATAGGTTACATTCTTAAACACCATGATAGATCTACGCTTGCAGGATGTTCAATTTCTCTTGCATCCTCTTCATTACAAATTGAATGTTGTGCCTTAAAGGACTACTCATAGTCCTGTAGAAAGGAATGTAACGTCTAATCGTCTGCTTAAATTGTCAATAAGTCACATCATTAATCACCAAACATGAACTATTTCTATAGTCCCGTCATACTACTCACTGTGACATCAATTATCTCGTCGGTTCTTTGTCCTCCATTCGATGGTTCTGTATTCTTCAGAGACCTAATCAAAGGAAAATTTTTAGTTAATTTTACTCGATCAAGGCTCATTTATCAATCTAGGAGATCGGATTTTCTAGATGATTTTTATAGAAACTGTAATTTTCTTGTTCTTGCTATAATAATAGAATaaagtgattttatttttttaaaaacttgtACTTTTAATAATATTGGAAGTAAATAATTTTTTgatagaagaaacaaaagaatgcAAGTTTTGCGGTCTTCGATACGGACAACTTCGACTTTGCACGCTTGAAGGAAAGAGAGAATAAAAACCGTCTCCTTTCTCTCCTCAGTTTGAGACCAGAGGAAGTGCcctattgtcacgaacggtcgtcgtgcgctcgcaacaactctgttcaacgaaccgttcgtcgctcgcacctgcatgtacagctgcttgacagcatgttttctcttgttttgggtcattttgcttgtaaatatgtaagttcgaacaagctacagcgttacgaagcgaccgctcaccgaaccgagcaaaacagccccaaaacagctccgtttttgcGTGCCACGAGCTTGCGCGATGAACTGCctctgctcaccaaaacgtcagccagctcagaccccaggaaccccccgggtggcacatggctggatggggcttcggttatataccgggcgtagaACTCTtcattcacaagttcgcacgtggaCTTtatgggaacttgtcttcgcacccgggaccaggtgagcggttgtttgtgggcttgcagctgttcgttcatccttgaaagccttgtttttctccctctccctcttttctcttatgcacacaaggtgttcgtcgaattgcttgtaaagcttcccttttccacgagacttcgggacttgtccgttgctcgttctttcgatctaaccaactttctcttttacaggtccttcgggacctgcgagaggttacaaagtgggctgatccttgcggaacaagatcgcaagggcgaagcgcgacttaggcaacgcaagttaagttcgcgtctttggtacAAAGGCGacacgcgacttaggcaacgcaagctaagttcgcgtctttgaccGCAAGGGTATCTCACACCTTAGACAATTCCAACTTAAGGCCGTGACACTATGGTATCCTTCCTCTACTCGACAACATCTCTCTTGCAGGTAACTTAGACTCCTTATGCAACAAATCCATCTGTGCCTTGTCCATGACCATGTACTGAGCATCTGGTACCCAAAAAATTATGTTTAATCTTTTTCATATCTGAAATGCAGCTTGAAGATATTCTAGCTGTCATATCAAATTCTTTTGGCTCGACATGATGTGCTAATTGTTTCTTAGGTTGTCATGATTGGTCCTGTCAAATTTTCTTCCACCTATCATAGGAATCAAGACAGGGTTTAAGACAGTGATTAGAGagtgtaataatatattatataggtTTTTCAATAATTGATCATAAAACTAACTATTATTTagctattaaaatgataaatttatctttttatatatttttaattattaaataatcaagatatctcTAAAAACAATCAATATATGACTGCTAGGAAGAGAAAAGTGTTCATTTATCCCGCTAACCCTCAAACGGTTGATCATTGGACCATTGTAGCTTAAACCATGGAATCGATGGTTTAAATTGGAACTAGAACTATCGATTTTAGTATTCTAAAACTAAAAACTAAAATCAAACCAGATAAAATCACTTTGAGTTTAATTTAGAGTCGATGACTCGTCAGATCAATTTAGTTCCGATTTCAACCCAATTCAATTTCGATTTGATTTCACTTTGAATCTAACCCAAATCACTTatctataaaaattttagaatgcACAAGCACGCAATATTATCGTAACGAATATTTTTATCTTCTACTCTTCAATATGGCACGGGTATATAAAGTGAAATACAATAACATAAGCTTCAGATGTCGGTGATCAAACAAGTGGAAGCTTTTTTATCCTTTAAGAACgtgggattaattatatattggtGATAATATAAGTGGACTCCATTGATCCTTAAACCTAATAATTCTTTTAACATCATGTACAGTGTCACGTTGATTGGTCTTTTGCTTTCTTGAGGGTAATTTTATATGCATACTACAGTTTAAAATCTGTATCGTTGTCCATAAGTTATTGGTGAAATATAAAATGACTTATGGTATTTGTAGATTCACTCATCTCCGTCACGTTGTTTCCATTCCTTCGAAGATAAAAGACTTGAGGGGGTCCGGCTGACAGGTGCTGCACTTATTTACTCTCTTAATGTACAGCCCACAATACCGACAATTCTTTAGTCACAATTCTCAATTTGGTCAATTTGGATAAATCCAAATGGATGCCAGATGGTAGTAGTGTcatgtcgtatatatatatatttatttataaaaatatatatatatatatacatatatatatatatatacatatatatatatacatatatatatatatacatatatatatacatatatatatatatatatatatgtatgtatatatatatatacatacatatatatatatatatatatatatatatatatatatatatatacatacatatatatatatatatgtatacatatatatatatatatatatatatatatatatatatatatatatatatatatttatgtatacatataaatatatatatatgtatgtatgtatatatatatgtgtatgtatgtatatatatatatgtatgcatatatatatacatacatatatgtatatatgtatatgtatatatatatatatatacatatatgtatatgtatatatatatatatacatatatgtatacatatatatatatacatatatatatatatacatatatatatatatacatatatatatatatacatatatatatatatacatatatatatatatgtatatatatatatatatgtatatatatatatatgtgtatatatatatatatgtatatatatatatatatatgtatatatatatatatatgtatatatatatatatatatacatatatatatatacatatatacatatatatatatatacatatatatatatatatatatatatactaccaCACGCAATGTCCACGTGACAAAAGCTTTCAACATGCGCGATACAAACGTTCTCCCGTCAAATTGGACCCCaaacaatttaaaataattttagctgTAACATATAAAATTCAATGTTTATAACTGAACCAAATTGTTGTCACTTATCAATCCGAACGTGAGAGTTGCGGACGAATTCTAATCACTTCCGAATTCACTAATAATGTGTACAAATTCCTTTTTATTCCACTTCGGTTCATGCCTCTGCAGATTATTTGGAACTCTAACTCAAAATCAAGACTAAATGACTGAACTAAACGTCCAGGCATGGGCTTGTCCCGATGATGTCGAAGTTGATTAAATCAACTCCTCCAATTAATTACTTCTTTAAGTGACATCATTGCCGTCATTGCAAATGGCCGGTGACAACGTTGAGAAAAGCGGAGAagaggaaagaaaataaaagcagGTGAAGAAGCATTCACACGGCATGCCTGCCGACTCATCGAGcag
Coding sequences within:
- the LOC135672030 gene encoding monoterpene synthase 8, chloroplastic-like codes for the protein MGKLTEDVKQLIYMKKGIEEQLQLIDHLQQLGVAYHFREDTKDALWTIYGSMEEMSMLLKDNLHATALMFRLLREHGFAVSEGVFNRFMDEKGNLKASFRHQTEGLVSLYEASHLAKEGEHVLEEANNFTTKQLKSLMEGSLEPHLREHVTHALELPLNWRMPRLQTRWFIEECQREANINPVLLELAKLDFNKVQSIQQRELREVSSWWSNLGLAQRLPFSRDRLMENYFWTVGWAFEPQFARIREAQTKANCLITTIDDVYDVYGTIDELELFTDAVDRWDVNTMDKLPEYMKICFLALFNTTNDTAYNVMKEKGLDIIPHLKKAWADLCKAYMVEARWYHQGYTPNLKEYLGNALVSISSPLILTLAYCTSDDLTQEALDDFQCCPEIARWASMVFRLCDDLGTSTDELERGDVSKSIQCYMHETTVSEDVARGHIRGLIKGNWRSINGNRSFTSPFEENLKMMATNIARMAQCIYQYGDGYGKPDEVIEDRIRSLLIEPILMEQYN